The Burkholderia cepacia genome includes a region encoding these proteins:
- the ppx gene encoding exopolyphosphatase produces the protein MVTTPHLLAAVDLGSNSFRLIVGRVEETPAGSQIYPVDALREPVRLAAGLSSDKMLDRASQERGWEALKRFGERLRDFHPDHVRAVATNTLRVAKNAGEFLGEAEAALGFPIEVIAGREEARLIYAGAAHSVPASAGKRLVVDIGGGSTEFIIGSHYTPIVMESLYIGCVSHSRAFFPAGNVDEYTMRQAELAAKREIQIISSEYKKAGWDQAIGSSGTARALAELVEANGFNDPGITHGISRGGLERLKRALIKSENVNRLKLIALKPDRVPVLAGGLAIMLAVFEELGVDYVDTTDGALRLGVLYDLLGRTQHEDMRAVTVEGFTRRYGVDRAQAERIGALAGRFYDELEEADDEAREEGRMFLGWAAALHEIGLSISHSAYHKHSAYIASNADMPGFSRTDQARLAALVLGHAGKLGKLSQAREVEWPLLFCLRLAALLCRRRTDAGLPDISVSQMKKGGYEVRLPSAWVEQNPLTDYSLSQEAAEWEKVGIPYRVVYTGA, from the coding sequence ATGGTTACAACCCCCCACTTGCTGGCTGCCGTGGATCTCGGCTCGAACAGCTTCCGGCTGATCGTCGGTCGCGTCGAGGAAACGCCGGCGGGCAGCCAGATCTATCCGGTCGATGCGCTGCGCGAGCCCGTCCGGCTGGCCGCGGGCCTGTCGAGCGACAAGATGCTCGATCGCGCGTCGCAGGAGCGTGGCTGGGAGGCGCTCAAGCGGTTCGGCGAGCGCCTGCGCGATTTCCATCCCGATCACGTGCGCGCGGTGGCCACCAACACGCTGCGGGTCGCGAAGAACGCGGGCGAGTTTCTCGGCGAGGCCGAAGCGGCGCTCGGTTTTCCGATCGAAGTGATTGCGGGCCGTGAAGAAGCGCGCCTGATCTACGCGGGCGCCGCGCACTCGGTGCCGGCGAGCGCCGGCAAGCGGCTCGTCGTCGACATCGGCGGCGGCTCGACCGAATTCATCATCGGCTCGCACTACACGCCGATCGTGATGGAGAGCCTCTATATCGGCTGCGTGAGCCACAGCCGAGCGTTCTTCCCCGCCGGCAACGTCGACGAATACACGATGCGGCAGGCCGAACTCGCGGCCAAGCGCGAGATCCAGATCATTTCGAGCGAGTACAAGAAGGCCGGCTGGGACCAGGCGATCGGTTCGTCCGGCACCGCGCGTGCGCTCGCGGAACTCGTCGAGGCGAACGGCTTCAACGATCCGGGCATCACGCACGGCATTTCGCGCGGCGGCCTCGAGCGCCTGAAGCGTGCGCTGATCAAGTCGGAGAACGTCAACCGGCTGAAGCTGATCGCGCTGAAGCCCGACCGCGTGCCGGTGCTCGCGGGCGGCCTCGCGATCATGCTTGCCGTGTTCGAGGAACTCGGTGTCGACTACGTCGATACGACCGACGGCGCGCTGCGCCTCGGGGTGCTGTACGACCTGCTCGGCCGGACGCAGCACGAGGACATGCGCGCGGTGACCGTCGAGGGCTTCACGCGTCGCTACGGCGTCGATCGTGCGCAGGCCGAGCGGATCGGCGCGCTGGCGGGGCGTTTCTACGACGAACTCGAGGAAGCCGACGACGAAGCGCGCGAGGAAGGACGGATGTTCCTCGGCTGGGCGGCCGCGTTGCACGAGATCGGCCTGTCGATCTCGCACAGTGCGTATCACAAGCATTCGGCCTATATCGCGAGCAACGCGGACATGCCGGGTTTTTCGCGCACCGACCAGGCGCGGCTCGCCGCGCTCGTGCTCGGTCATGCGGGCAAGCTCGGCAAGCTGTCGCAGGCGCGCGAAGTCGAGTGGCCGCTGCTGTTCTGCCTGCGGCTCGCGGCGCTGCTGTGCCGACGCCGAACCGATGCGGGGCTGCCCGACATTTCCGTTTCGCAGATGAAGAAGGGCGGGTATGAAGTGCGCCTGCCGAGCGCGTGGGTCGAGCAGAACCCGCTGACCGACTACAGCCTCAGCCAGGAGGCGGCGGAATGGGAGAAGGTCGGGATCCCGTATCGCGTGGTGTATACCGGCGCGTGA
- the glmM gene encoding phosphoglucosamine mutase, whose amino-acid sequence MGRRYFGTDGIRGTVGEAPITPDFVLRLGYAAGKVLASSAEGAAGSRPTVLIGKDTRVSGYMLEAALEAGFSAAGVDVMLAGPMPTPGVAYLTRALRLSAGVVISASHNPYRDNGIKFFSADGNKLPDDTEAAIEAWLDKPLECASSDGLGKARRLDDAAGRYIEFCKSTFPAAFDLRGLKLVIDCAHGAAYQIAPHVFHELGADVIPIGVAPNGFNINDGVGATAPDALVRAVRANHADLGIALDGDADRLQVVDATGRLYNGDELLYVLVKDRIATDGKVEGAVGTLMTNLAVEVALQREGVKFVRAAVGDRYVLEQLREHGWQLGAEGSGHILSLDRHSTGDGIVSALLVLAALKRSGRTLAQMLDGVTLFPQKLINVRMKPGADWKGSASIRAAIDAAEAALAGSGRVLIRASGTEPVLRVMVEAQQAADAVRHAETIADAVRAATA is encoded by the coding sequence ATGGGACGTCGATATTTCGGCACGGACGGCATTCGCGGCACGGTGGGCGAGGCGCCCATCACGCCGGATTTCGTGTTGCGTCTCGGCTACGCGGCCGGCAAGGTACTGGCCAGCTCGGCCGAAGGCGCGGCAGGCTCGCGGCCGACCGTGCTGATCGGCAAGGACACGCGCGTGTCGGGCTACATGCTCGAAGCTGCGCTCGAGGCAGGGTTCTCGGCGGCGGGTGTCGACGTGATGCTGGCCGGCCCGATGCCGACGCCGGGGGTCGCCTACCTGACACGCGCGCTGCGCCTGTCGGCGGGCGTCGTGATCAGCGCATCGCACAATCCGTATCGCGACAACGGGATCAAGTTTTTCTCCGCTGACGGCAACAAGCTGCCGGACGACACCGAAGCCGCGATCGAAGCGTGGCTCGACAAGCCGCTCGAATGCGCATCGTCCGACGGACTCGGCAAGGCGCGCCGCCTCGACGATGCGGCCGGCCGCTACATCGAGTTCTGCAAGAGCACGTTCCCGGCCGCGTTCGACCTGCGCGGGCTGAAGCTCGTGATCGACTGCGCACACGGTGCCGCGTACCAGATCGCGCCGCACGTGTTCCACGAACTCGGCGCGGACGTGATCCCGATCGGCGTCGCGCCGAACGGCTTCAACATCAACGACGGCGTCGGCGCGACCGCGCCGGACGCGCTGGTGCGCGCGGTGCGCGCGAACCACGCCGATCTCGGCATTGCGCTCGACGGCGATGCAGACCGTCTGCAGGTCGTCGACGCGACCGGTCGCCTGTACAACGGCGACGAGCTGCTCTACGTGCTCGTGAAGGACCGGATCGCGACCGACGGCAAGGTCGAAGGCGCGGTCGGCACGCTGATGACGAATCTCGCCGTCGAAGTCGCGCTGCAGCGCGAGGGCGTGAAGTTCGTTCGGGCGGCGGTCGGCGATCGCTACGTGCTCGAGCAGTTGCGCGAGCACGGCTGGCAGCTCGGCGCGGAAGGCTCGGGGCACATCCTGTCGCTCGATCGCCACTCGACCGGCGACGGCATCGTGTCGGCGCTGCTCGTGCTGGCCGCGCTGAAGCGCAGCGGCCGAACCCTCGCGCAGATGCTCGACGGCGTCACGCTGTTCCCGCAGAAGCTGATCAACGTGCGGATGAAGCCGGGCGCCGACTGGAAGGGCAGCGCGTCGATTCGCGCTGCGATCGACGCAGCCGAAGCCGCGCTCGCCGGCAGCGGCCGCGTGCTGATCCGCGCATCGGGTACCGAGCCCGTGCTGCGCGTGATGGTCGAAGCGCAGCAAGCGGCCGACGCAGTCCGCCACGCGGAGACGATCGCGGACGCGGTGCGCGCCGCGACTGCCTGA
- the phoR gene encoding phosphate regulon sensor histidine kinase PhoR has translation MNIIWARFLVSLVLLVLIGVLVGVFAGPTAGLVFVVVMLVAQGFFSTFHTQRLWRLLDAPVYGEVPSAPGIWGEIYYRLHKLAKQWHAQVRQVEQQHSRFIQAIQASPNGVAMLDDHDQIEWCNAIAEVHFGLDAKRDLRQHITNLVRHPDFVRYLNAQHYDETLVMRGMGDSRQNVLEVQVFPYGENRKLLLTQDITELERTDAMRRDFVANVSHELKTPLTVLSGFLETMRELPLNEEDRARYLEMMEQQASRMRHIVTDLLVLAKLEGESKPPVDRAIDMRAVFDHLKEDAQTLSNGHHDIAFSIDETLGVTGAQTELFSAFANLVINAIRYTPEGGKIVVTWRREGAQGVFSVTDSGFGIPAADLPRLTERFYRVDRSRSRDTGGTGLGLAIVKHVLQRHDAHLYVQSEEGRGSTFTARFPALRTVTVRPAAFEA, from the coding sequence ATGAACATCATCTGGGCGCGCTTTCTGGTGTCGCTCGTGCTGCTCGTGCTGATCGGCGTATTGGTCGGCGTTTTCGCCGGCCCGACCGCGGGCCTCGTGTTCGTGGTCGTGATGCTGGTCGCGCAGGGTTTTTTCAGCACCTTTCACACGCAGCGTCTGTGGCGGCTGCTCGATGCGCCGGTCTATGGTGAGGTGCCGAGCGCGCCGGGCATCTGGGGCGAGATCTACTATCGTCTGCACAAGCTCGCGAAGCAGTGGCATGCGCAGGTGCGGCAGGTGGAGCAACAGCACTCGCGCTTCATCCAGGCGATCCAGGCGTCGCCGAACGGCGTCGCGATGCTCGACGATCACGACCAGATCGAATGGTGCAACGCGATCGCCGAGGTCCATTTCGGCCTGGACGCGAAGCGCGACCTGCGCCAGCACATCACCAACCTGGTACGCCATCCCGATTTCGTCCGCTACCTGAACGCGCAGCATTACGACGAGACGCTCGTGATGCGCGGCATGGGCGACTCGCGGCAGAACGTGCTGGAAGTGCAGGTGTTTCCGTACGGCGAGAACCGCAAGCTGCTGCTCACGCAGGACATCACCGAGCTCGAGCGGACCGACGCGATGCGGCGCGACTTCGTCGCGAACGTGTCGCACGAACTGAAGACGCCGCTCACCGTGCTGTCGGGCTTTCTCGAGACGATGCGCGAGCTGCCGCTGAACGAGGAAGACCGCGCGCGCTATCTCGAGATGATGGAGCAGCAGGCATCGCGGATGCGGCACATCGTGACCGACCTGCTGGTGCTCGCGAAGCTGGAGGGCGAAAGCAAGCCGCCGGTCGATCGCGCGATCGACATGCGCGCCGTGTTCGACCATTTGAAGGAAGACGCGCAGACGCTGTCGAACGGGCATCACGACATCGCGTTCTCGATCGACGAGACGCTGGGCGTCACCGGCGCGCAGACGGAGCTGTTCAGCGCATTCGCGAATCTCGTGATCAACGCGATCCGCTATACGCCGGAAGGCGGGAAGATCGTCGTGACGTGGCGGCGCGAAGGCGCGCAAGGCGTGTTTTCGGTCACCGACAGCGGCTTCGGCATTCCGGCCGCCGACCTGCCGCGGCTCACCGAGCGCTTCTATCGCGTCGACCGTAGCCGTTCGCGCGACACGGGCGGCACGGGGCTCGGGCTCGCGATCGTCAAGCACGTGCTGCAGCGGCACGACGCGCACCTGTACGTGCAGAGCGAGGAAGGGCGCGGCAGCACGTTCACCGCGCGCTTTCCGGCGCTGCGAACCGTTACCGTGAGGCCGGCGGCGTTCGAGGCCTGA
- the pstA gene encoding phosphate ABC transporter permease PstA: protein MSEPIMNFPGPDGAVLDAMRNRLQRKRKAVNAIALAASLGAMAFGLLWLVWILYTTVHLGVSGLSLQLFTESTPAPNTEGGGLANAIVGSLLLCGFGTLVGTPIGILAGVYLAEYGQKNLLASTIRFINDILLSAPSIVIGLFVYAIVVAKSGRFSGWAGVIALALLQIPIVIRTTENMLKLVPNALREAAFALGTPKWRMVLKITLRASVGGIVTGVLLAVARIAGETAPLLFTALSNQFFSWDMSQPMANLPVTIYKFAMSPFAEWQALAWAGVFLITLGVLGLNILARTIFSKK from the coding sequence ATGAGCGAGCCCATCATGAATTTCCCGGGGCCGGACGGCGCCGTGCTCGACGCGATGCGCAACCGCCTGCAGCGCAAGCGCAAGGCCGTCAACGCGATCGCGCTGGCCGCGTCGCTCGGCGCGATGGCCTTCGGCCTGCTGTGGCTCGTGTGGATTCTCTACACGACGGTGCATCTCGGCGTCAGCGGCCTGTCGCTGCAACTGTTCACGGAATCGACGCCGGCACCGAACACGGAAGGCGGCGGCCTCGCCAACGCGATCGTCGGCAGCCTGCTGTTGTGCGGTTTCGGCACGCTGGTCGGCACGCCGATCGGCATCCTCGCGGGCGTCTATCTCGCCGAGTACGGCCAGAAGAACCTGCTGGCGAGCACGATCCGCTTCATCAACGACATCCTGCTGTCGGCGCCGTCGATCGTCATCGGCCTGTTCGTGTATGCGATCGTCGTCGCGAAGTCGGGGCGCTTCTCGGGCTGGGCCGGCGTGATCGCGCTTGCGCTGCTGCAGATTCCGATCGTGATCCGCACGACCGAGAACATGCTGAAGCTCGTGCCGAACGCGCTGCGCGAAGCGGCCTTCGCGCTCGGCACGCCGAAGTGGCGCATGGTGCTGAAGATCACGCTGCGCGCATCGGTCGGCGGGATCGTGACGGGCGTGCTGCTCGCGGTTGCGCGGATCGCCGGCGAAACGGCGCCGCTGCTGTTCACCGCGCTGTCGAACCAGTTCTTCTCGTGGGACATGAGCCAGCCGATGGCGAACCTGCCCGTCACGATCTACAAGTTCGCGATGAGCCCGTTCGCGGAATGGCAGGCGCTCGCATGGGCGGGTGTGTTCCTGATTACGCTCGGTGTGCTCGGACTCAATATCCTGGCGCGCACGATCTTCTCGAAAAAGTAA
- the phoB gene encoding phosphate regulon transcriptional regulator PhoB — MPSNILVVEDEPAISELISVNLQHAGHCPIRAYNAEQAQNLISDVLPDLVLLDWMLPGKSGIAFARDLRNNERTKHIPIIMLTARGDEQDKVLGLEIGADDYVTKPFSPKELMARIKAVLRRRAPQLTEDVVSINGLRLDPATHRVAAHAEGSEIKLDLGPTEFRLLHFFMTHPERVHSRTQLLDQVWGDHVFVEERTVDVHIKRLRAALKPAGCDAMIETVRGSGYRLAKHA; from the coding sequence ATGCCCAGCAACATTCTCGTCGTTGAAGATGAGCCCGCGATTTCCGAACTGATCTCGGTGAATCTCCAGCACGCCGGTCACTGCCCGATTCGTGCGTACAACGCCGAACAGGCGCAGAACCTGATCAGCGACGTGCTGCCCGATCTCGTGCTGCTCGACTGGATGCTGCCGGGCAAATCCGGTATCGCGTTCGCGCGCGACCTGCGCAACAACGAACGGACCAAACACATCCCGATCATCATGCTCACCGCCCGCGGCGACGAGCAGGACAAGGTGCTCGGCCTCGAAATCGGCGCGGACGACTACGTGACGAAGCCGTTTTCGCCGAAGGAACTGATGGCGCGGATCAAGGCCGTGCTGCGCCGCCGTGCGCCGCAGCTGACCGAGGACGTCGTGTCGATCAACGGGCTGCGCCTCGATCCGGCCACGCATCGGGTCGCCGCGCATGCGGAAGGCAGCGAGATCAAGCTCGATCTCGGCCCGACCGAGTTCCGCCTGCTGCATTTCTTCATGACGCATCCGGAGCGTGTGCACAGCCGTACGCAACTGCTCGACCAGGTGTGGGGCGACCACGTGTTCGTCGAGGAGCGTACCGTCGACGTGCACATCAAACGATTGCGCGCGGCCTTGAAACCGGCCGGTTGCGATGCGATGATCGAGACCGTGCGCGGCAGCGGCTACCGGCTCGCCAAGCACGCGTAA
- the pstS gene encoding phosphate ABC transporter substrate-binding protein PstS, whose translation MKLMQTAIAGLAGALFAVAAHAADITGAGSTFAMPIYTKWAADYQQTGGAKVNYQGIGSSGGLKQIIAKTVDFAGSDAPLKDEELTKEGLFQFPTVVGGVVPVVNVPGVKAGELTLSGPVLGDIYLGKIKKWNDPAIAALNPKVKLPDTDIAVVRRADGSGTSFIWTNYLSKVNDEWKSKIGEGTTVNWPTGTGGKGNDGVAAFVQRLPGAIGYVEWAYAKKNNMVYTALKNSTGTVVEPKTETFKAAAAGANWSKSFYQILTNQPGKEAWPVVGATFVLLHAKQEKPEQGAETLKFFSWAFKNGEKAADSLDYISLPPAVEAEIRKQWKVKVTDASGKPVAAE comes from the coding sequence ATGAAATTGATGCAAACCGCGATTGCCGGCCTGGCTGGCGCGCTTTTCGCCGTCGCCGCCCACGCTGCCGACATCACGGGCGCAGGCAGCACGTTCGCGATGCCGATCTATACGAAATGGGCTGCTGACTACCAGCAGACCGGCGGCGCGAAGGTCAACTATCAAGGTATCGGGTCGTCGGGCGGCCTGAAGCAGATTATCGCGAAGACGGTCGATTTTGCCGGTTCGGATGCTCCGCTGAAGGATGAAGAACTCACGAAGGAAGGCCTGTTCCAGTTCCCGACGGTGGTCGGCGGCGTGGTGCCGGTCGTCAACGTGCCGGGCGTGAAGGCCGGCGAACTGACGCTGTCGGGCCCGGTGCTCGGCGACATCTACCTCGGCAAGATCAAGAAGTGGAACGACCCGGCGATCGCCGCGCTGAACCCGAAGGTCAAGCTGCCGGACACGGACATCGCCGTGGTTCGCCGTGCTGACGGCTCGGGCACGAGCTTCATCTGGACGAACTACCTGTCGAAGGTCAACGACGAGTGGAAGTCGAAGATCGGCGAAGGCACGACGGTCAACTGGCCGACGGGCACGGGCGGCAAGGGCAACGACGGCGTCGCGGCCTTCGTGCAACGTCTGCCGGGCGCGATCGGCTACGTCGAATGGGCGTACGCGAAGAAGAACAACATGGTCTACACGGCCCTGAAGAACTCGACGGGCACGGTGGTCGAGCCGAAGACGGAGACGTTCAAGGCCGCTGCGGCAGGCGCGAACTGGTCGAAGTCGTTCTACCAGATCCTGACGAACCAGCCGGGCAAGGAAGCATGGCCGGTCGTCGGCGCGACGTTCGTGCTGTTGCACGCGAAGCAGGAAAAGCCGGAGCAGGGCGCGGAAACGCTGAAGTTCTTCAGCTGGGCGTTCAAGAACGGCGAGAAGGCTGCCGACAGCCTCGACTACATCTCGCTGCCGCCGGCAGTCGAAGCGGAAATCCGCAAGCAGTGGAAGGTCAAGGTGACGGACGCTTCGGGCAAGCCGGTCGCCGCCGAGTAA
- the pstB gene encoding phosphate ABC transporter ATP-binding protein PstB: MNMAESHLNPVERTAAPAGTHEAAHGRPLEPLNAKIEVNNLNFFYNKFHALKNINLSIPEGKVTAFIGPSGCGKSTLLRTFNKMFALYPEQRAEGEILMDGENLLTTKRDISLLRARIGMVFQKPTPFPMSIYDNIAFGVKMFEKLTRSEMDDRVEWALTKAALWNEVKDKLNQSGYGLSGGQQQRLCIARGIAIRPEVLLLDEPCSALDPISTGRIEELIAELKSDYTVVIVTHNMQQAARCSDFTAYMYLGELIEFGETEKIFIKPVRKETEDYITGRFG, translated from the coding sequence ATGAATATGGCAGAAAGCCACCTGAATCCTGTCGAGCGCACCGCTGCGCCGGCCGGCACGCACGAAGCGGCGCACGGCCGTCCGCTCGAGCCGCTGAACGCGAAGATCGAGGTCAACAACCTCAACTTCTTCTACAACAAGTTCCATGCGCTGAAGAACATCAACCTGAGCATTCCCGAAGGGAAGGTGACGGCGTTCATCGGCCCGTCGGGCTGCGGCAAGTCGACGCTGCTGCGCACGTTCAACAAGATGTTCGCGCTCTATCCGGAGCAGCGCGCCGAAGGCGAAATCCTGATGGACGGCGAGAACCTGCTGACGACGAAGCGCGACATCTCGCTGCTGCGCGCGCGTATCGGCATGGTGTTCCAGAAGCCGACCCCGTTCCCGATGTCGATCTACGACAACATCGCGTTCGGCGTGAAGATGTTCGAGAAGCTCACGCGCTCGGAAATGGACGACCGCGTCGAGTGGGCGCTCACGAAGGCCGCGCTGTGGAACGAAGTGAAGGACAAGCTGAACCAGAGCGGCTACGGCCTCTCGGGTGGCCAGCAGCAGCGTCTGTGCATCGCGCGCGGGATCGCGATCCGTCCGGAAGTGCTGCTGCTCGACGAACCGTGCTCGGCGCTCGACCCGATCTCGACCGGCCGCATCGAGGAGCTGATCGCGGAGCTGAAGAGCGACTACACGGTCGTGATCGTCACGCACAACATGCAGCAGGCCGCGCGCTGCTCGGATTTCACGGCCTACATGTACCTGGGCGAGCTGATCGAATTCGGCGAGACCGAAAAGATCTTCATCAAGCCGGTGCGCAAGGAAACGGAAGACTACATCACCGGCCGTTTCGGCTGA
- the phoU gene encoding phosphate signaling complex protein PhoU produces MSDKHLSSQFDADLNAVSSKVLEMGGLVESQIVGAMHALNEFDRDTAEKVIAAEETLNAMEVDIDQECGNIIARRQPAARDLRLLMSISKTITNLERAGDEAEKIAKRVRRLVDEPAARAVNIAEIKVSGEMAVTILRRALDAFARLDTVAAAQIVKDDKEIDQEFRAFVRKLVSYMQEDPRTISVGLEYLFIAKAIERIGDHAKNIAEFIIYIVKGTDVRHQPRDTLDREANS; encoded by the coding sequence ATGTCGGATAAACATCTGTCGAGCCAGTTCGACGCGGACCTCAACGCCGTGTCGTCGAAAGTGCTGGAAATGGGCGGGCTCGTCGAGTCGCAGATCGTCGGCGCGATGCACGCGCTGAACGAGTTCGATCGCGATACGGCCGAAAAGGTGATCGCGGCCGAGGAAACGCTGAACGCGATGGAAGTCGACATCGACCAGGAGTGCGGCAACATCATCGCGCGGAGGCAGCCTGCCGCGCGTGACCTGCGCCTTTTGATGTCGATTTCGAAAACGATTACGAACCTCGAGCGCGCAGGCGACGAGGCCGAGAAGATCGCGAAACGCGTGCGCCGCCTGGTCGACGAGCCGGCCGCGCGTGCGGTCAACATCGCCGAGATCAAGGTGTCGGGCGAGATGGCCGTGACGATCCTGCGCCGCGCGCTCGACGCGTTCGCGCGTCTGGATACGGTGGCCGCCGCGCAGATCGTCAAGGACGACAAGGAGATCGACCAGGAATTCCGTGCGTTCGTGCGCAAGCTCGTGTCGTACATGCAGGAAGATCCGCGCACGATCTCGGTCGGCCTCGAGTACCTGTTCATCGCGAAGGCGATCGAGCGGATCGGCGACCACGCGAAGAACATCGCCGAATTCATCATCTACATCGTGAAGGGCACGGACGTGCGGCACCAGCCGCGCGACACGCTCGATCGCGAAGCCAACAGTTAA
- the pstC gene encoding phosphate ABC transporter permease PstC has translation MSDISYTSSRSADVAQQHAPSRLGDVVFGGLARLAAIVTLLLLGGIIVSLIIASMPTIQKFGLGFLWQSEWDPNSDIYGALVPIYGTIVTSIIALVIAVPVSFGIALFLTELSPVWLRRPLGIAIELLAAIPSIVYGMWGLLVFAPIFAEYFQKPIGRLFKDVWILGPLTAGPPIGIGILAAGVILAIMIIPYIASVMRDVFEVTPVLLKESAYGIGCTTWEVMWKVVLPYTKTGVIGGVMLGLGRALGETMAVTFVIGNTNLLDSVSLFAPGNSITSALANEFAEAQPGLHTSALMELGLILFVITFIVLSISKLLLLRLEKGEGKK, from the coding sequence ATGTCTGATATTTCCTATACGTCCTCACGGTCCGCCGACGTTGCGCAGCAACACGCGCCGAGCCGCCTCGGGGACGTCGTATTCGGCGGTCTTGCACGGCTCGCCGCCATCGTGACCCTGCTGCTGCTCGGCGGGATCATCGTTTCCCTGATCATCGCGTCGATGCCGACCATCCAGAAGTTCGGCCTCGGCTTCCTGTGGCAATCCGAGTGGGATCCCAACTCGGACATCTATGGCGCGCTCGTGCCGATCTACGGCACGATCGTGACGTCGATCATCGCGCTCGTCATCGCCGTGCCGGTCAGCTTCGGCATCGCGCTGTTCCTCACCGAGCTGTCGCCCGTGTGGCTGCGCCGCCCGCTCGGCATCGCGATCGAGCTGCTCGCCGCGATTCCGTCGATCGTGTACGGCATGTGGGGCCTGCTCGTGTTCGCGCCGATCTTCGCGGAGTATTTCCAGAAGCCGATCGGCCGCCTGTTCAAGGACGTCTGGATTCTCGGCCCGCTGACCGCCGGCCCGCCGATCGGTATCGGCATCCTGGCAGCCGGCGTGATCCTCGCGATCATGATCATCCCGTACATCGCATCGGTGATGCGCGACGTGTTCGAAGTCACGCCCGTGCTGCTGAAGGAATCGGCGTACGGGATCGGCTGCACGACCTGGGAAGTGATGTGGAAGGTCGTGCTGCCCTATACGAAGACCGGCGTGATCGGCGGCGTGATGCTCGGCCTCGGCCGCGCGCTCGGCGAGACGATGGCCGTGACCTTCGTGATCGGCAACACGAACCTGCTCGACAGCGTGTCGCTGTTCGCACCGGGCAACAGCATCACGTCGGCGCTGGCCAACGAATTCGCGGAAGCGCAGCCGGGCCTGCATACGTCCGCGCTGATGGAACTGGGCCTGATCCTGTTCGTGATCACGTTCATCGTGCTGTCCATCTCCAAACTGCTGCTGCTTCGTCTCGAGAAGGGAGAGGGCAAGAAATGA
- the folP gene encoding dihydropteroate synthase, producing MSLVSDPASPSFIPAPLQCGRFTLTFERPLVMGILNATPDSFSDGGRFLARDAALRQAERMIAEGVDLLDIGGESTRPGAPPVPLDEELARVIPLVEALRPLNVPLSIDTYKPAVMRAALAAGADLINDIWGFRQPGAIDAVRDGNCGLCAMHMLGEPQTMQVHEPDYLDVVADVREFLAERAQALMDAGVAAERICVDPGFGFGKAVVDDNYALLAALPETAPARPDGRPYPILAGMSRKSMLGAVIGGKPPMERVAASVAAALCAVERGAAIVRVHDVAATVDALKIWNAVREAARQR from the coding sequence TTCGAACGCCCGCTCGTGATGGGCATCCTCAACGCCACGCCCGATTCGTTCTCCGATGGCGGCCGCTTCCTCGCGCGCGACGCTGCGCTGCGCCAGGCCGAGCGGATGATTGCCGAAGGCGTCGATCTCCTCGATATCGGCGGCGAATCGACGCGCCCCGGCGCGCCGCCGGTGCCGCTCGACGAGGAGCTCGCGCGCGTGATCCCGCTCGTCGAAGCGCTGCGCCCGTTGAACGTGCCGCTGTCGATCGATACCTACAAGCCGGCCGTGATGCGCGCGGCGCTGGCCGCGGGCGCCGACCTGATCAACGACATCTGGGGGTTCCGCCAGCCGGGCGCGATCGACGCGGTGCGCGACGGCAATTGCGGGCTGTGTGCGATGCACATGCTCGGTGAGCCGCAGACGATGCAGGTGCACGAGCCTGACTATCTAGACGTGGTCGCCGACGTGCGCGAATTCCTCGCCGAGCGTGCGCAAGCGTTGATGGACGCCGGCGTCGCGGCGGAACGCATCTGCGTCGATCCGGGTTTCGGGTTCGGCAAGGCGGTCGTCGACGACAACTATGCACTCCTGGCCGCGCTGCCGGAAACGGCACCCGCGCGACCCGACGGCCGGCCTTACCCGATTCTTGCCGGGATGTCGCGCAAGTCGATGCTCGGTGCGGTGATCGGCGGCAAGCCGCCGATGGAGCGCGTCGCGGCAAGCGTGGCGGCCGCATTGTGCGCGGTCGAGCGCGGGGCGGCGATCGTGCGCGTGCACGATGTCGCGGCGACGGTCGATGCATTGAAAATCTGGAATGCCGTGCGCGAAGCCGCGCGGCAACGATAA